A genomic stretch from Corvus cornix cornix isolate S_Up_H32 chromosome 9, ASM73873v5, whole genome shotgun sequence includes:
- the LOC104693098 gene encoding transcription cofactor HES-6-like isoform X1: protein MLIRGYKYSRGAAEQQRAHLERERATARAPPSRPVPSRPVPSRPVPSRPVPSRPARAGPAACIRMTAAATAGTHKVASTKEERKLRKPLIERKRRERINNCLDQLKETVVGAFHLDQSKLEKADILEMTVKHLQNIQSSKMMADSKVGLEAQQRYSTGYIQCMHEVHNLLLTCEWMDKTLGARLLNHLLKSLPRSGEDTCKAALRSLSPAQQPLLTQKSPLSPKGSTRGTNPSQERLYPAENKQASKNSFQLPLLSVFNQVDAAPPRQVLQPNFSHNNPRMGSLDMWRPW, encoded by the exons ATGCTAATTCGGGGTTATAAATACAGCCGAGGAGCAGCGGAGCAGCAAAGAGCCCATCTGGAAAGGGAGCGAGCCACTGCCCGAGCGCCTCCttcccgtcccgtcccgtcccgtcccgtcccgtcccgtcccgtcccgtcccgtcccgtcccgtcccgtcctgCCAGAGCCGGGCCGGCTGCCTGCATTAGGATGACGGCCGCGGCCACCGCCGGCACGCACAAGGTCGCCAGCAccaaggaggagaggaag TTAAGGAAACCCCTCATTGAGcggaagagaagggaaaggattAATAACTGCTTAGACCAGCTAAAGGAGACTGTTGTGGGTGCATTTCACCTGGAT CAGTCTAAACTGGAAAAAGCAGACATCCTGGAAATGACCGTGAAGCACCTCCAGAACATCCAGAGCAGCAAGATGATGG CTGACTCCAAAGTGGGTCTGGAAGCCCAGCAGAGGTACAGCACTGGGTACATCCAGTGCATGCACGAGGTGCACAACCTCCTGCTCACCTGCGAGTGGATGGACAAGACCCTCGGGGCACGCCTCTTAAACCACCTGCTGAAATCCTTGCCCAGGTCTGGTGAAGACACctgcaaagcagcactgagGTCTTTGAGCCCGGCTCAGCAGCCTCTCTTGACACAGAAAAGTCCCCTGAGCCCTAAGGGCAGCACTCGAGGGACAAACCCATCACAGGAGCGCCTGTACCCTGCGGAGAACAAGCAAGCTTCCAAGAATTCTTTCCAGCTGCCCTTGCTGTCAGTTTTCAACCAGGTTGATGCTGCACCTCCCAGACAGGTTCTGCAGCCGAATTTTTCCCATAACAACCCTAGAATGGGGTCATTAGATATGTGGAGACCATGGTAA
- the LOC104693098 gene encoding transcription cofactor HES-6-like isoform X2 produces the protein MLIRGYKYSRGAAEQQRAHLERERATARAPPSRPVPSRPVPSRPVPSRPVPSRPARAGPAACIRMTAAATAGTHKVASTKEERKLRKPLIERKRRERINNCLDQLKETVVGAFHLDSKLEKADILEMTVKHLQNIQSSKMMADSKVGLEAQQRYSTGYIQCMHEVHNLLLTCEWMDKTLGARLLNHLLKSLPRSGEDTCKAALRSLSPAQQPLLTQKSPLSPKGSTRGTNPSQERLYPAENKQASKNSFQLPLLSVFNQVDAAPPRQVLQPNFSHNNPRMGSLDMWRPW, from the exons ATGCTAATTCGGGGTTATAAATACAGCCGAGGAGCAGCGGAGCAGCAAAGAGCCCATCTGGAAAGGGAGCGAGCCACTGCCCGAGCGCCTCCttcccgtcccgtcccgtcccgtcccgtcccgtcccgtcccgtcccgtcccgtcccgtcccgtcccgtcctgCCAGAGCCGGGCCGGCTGCCTGCATTAGGATGACGGCCGCGGCCACCGCCGGCACGCACAAGGTCGCCAGCAccaaggaggagaggaag TTAAGGAAACCCCTCATTGAGcggaagagaagggaaaggattAATAACTGCTTAGACCAGCTAAAGGAGACTGTTGTGGGTGCATTTCACCTGGAT TCTAAACTGGAAAAAGCAGACATCCTGGAAATGACCGTGAAGCACCTCCAGAACATCCAGAGCAGCAAGATGATGG CTGACTCCAAAGTGGGTCTGGAAGCCCAGCAGAGGTACAGCACTGGGTACATCCAGTGCATGCACGAGGTGCACAACCTCCTGCTCACCTGCGAGTGGATGGACAAGACCCTCGGGGCACGCCTCTTAAACCACCTGCTGAAATCCTTGCCCAGGTCTGGTGAAGACACctgcaaagcagcactgagGTCTTTGAGCCCGGCTCAGCAGCCTCTCTTGACACAGAAAAGTCCCCTGAGCCCTAAGGGCAGCACTCGAGGGACAAACCCATCACAGGAGCGCCTGTACCCTGCGGAGAACAAGCAAGCTTCCAAGAATTCTTTCCAGCTGCCCTTGCTGTCAGTTTTCAACCAGGTTGATGCTGCACCTCCCAGACAGGTTCTGCAGCCGAATTTTTCCCATAACAACCCTAGAATGGGGTCATTAGATATGTGGAGACCATGGTAA